A genomic region of Persephonella marina EX-H1 contains the following coding sequences:
- a CDS encoding phosphoglucomutase/phosphomannomutase family protein, which translates to MSIKFGTDGWRAVIADQFTFDAVAKVAQAHADHLKEKNGKRVVIGYDPRFMSEDFAYIVAEVLSSNDFEVILSSSVCTTPALALATKELNADEGVMITASHNTYRYNGYKIKGSYGGPATPEIIKDIEEKIGLSQVKKGKTRWEEIDLNSLYIERLKRYIMPELFRQKMEKVVHDPMHGSAMGLLSQLLEDTFIDVSQINHYRDPYFGGHHPEPIDKNLSLLKGKVVAEEALVGIANDGDGDRVGIVDEAGEFVSTQIGYALLLLHTLRNKKVEGAVAKTVSTSYLVDRICEKENRKLYKTPVGFKYIADIFLKEKIAFGGEESGGYGFGFHIPERDGLLSGLMIIEMILLHGKPLSKIIEDLFSEFGTAYYRREDLKVNGDEGRILVERLKKEPLKELAGLKIKETDLTDGVKFIFENDGWVLFRASGTEPVLRIYVEMPERSQVDRILEEAKTLIGG; encoded by the coding sequence ATGTCTATCAAGTTCGGAACTGACGGATGGAGAGCTGTAATAGCAGACCAGTTCACATTTGACGCTGTCGCAAAAGTTGCACAGGCTCATGCTGATCATTTAAAGGAAAAAAATGGGAAAAGGGTTGTTATAGGCTACGATCCAAGATTTATGTCTGAGGATTTTGCATATATAGTTGCTGAGGTTTTATCAAGTAACGATTTTGAGGTCATCCTTTCCTCTTCAGTCTGTACAACACCTGCACTTGCACTTGCAACTAAAGAGCTAAACGCCGATGAAGGTGTTATGATAACCGCATCACATAATACATACAGGTATAACGGATACAAGATAAAGGGAAGTTACGGTGGACCTGCAACGCCTGAGATAATAAAGGATATTGAAGAGAAAATAGGATTATCACAGGTAAAAAAGGGTAAAACAAGATGGGAAGAGATTGATCTGAACAGCCTTTATATAGAAAGATTAAAAAGATACATCATGCCTGAGCTTTTCAGACAGAAGATGGAAAAGGTCGTTCACGATCCAATGCACGGATCAGCGATGGGGCTTTTATCACAGCTACTTGAAGATACCTTCATAGATGTTTCACAGATAAACCACTACAGAGATCCTTACTTTGGTGGACACCATCCTGAACCTATAGACAAAAATCTATCATTACTGAAAGGTAAGGTCGTTGCAGAGGAAGCGTTAGTTGGAATAGCAAATGATGGTGATGGAGACAGGGTAGGAATAGTTGATGAGGCAGGTGAGTTTGTCAGCACACAGATAGGTTATGCTCTTCTTCTTCTTCACACATTAAGAAATAAGAAGGTTGAAGGTGCTGTAGCAAAAACTGTATCAACATCATATCTGGTTGACAGGATATGTGAGAAAGAGAACAGGAAGCTTTACAAAACACCTGTAGGCTTCAAGTATATAGCTGATATATTTCTGAAAGAGAAGATAGCATTTGGTGGGGAGGAGTCAGGTGGATACGGTTTTGGATTCCACATACCTGAGAGAGATGGGCTTTTATCAGGTCTAATGATCATAGAGATGATACTCTTACACGGAAAACCTCTATCAAAGATTATTGAGGATCTATTCTCTGAGTTTGGAACAGCATACTACAGAAGGGAAGACCTTAAAGTAAATGGTGATGAGGGCAGAATTCTTGTTGAAAGACTGAAAAAAGAGCCACTTAAAGAGCTTGCCGGTCTGAAGATAAAGGAAACAGATCTTACAGATGGTGTGAAGTTCATATTTGAGAATGACGGATGGGTTCTTTTCAGAGCATCAGGGACAGAGCCTGTTTTAAGAATTTATGTTGAGATGCCTGAGAGATCTCAGGTTGACCGGATATTAGAAGAAGCAAAAACATTGATTGGAGGATAA
- the metG gene encoding methionine--tRNA ligase: MGRKKFYVTTPIYYVNDLPHLGHAYTTVAADVLARYFRQKGVKTFFLTGTDEHGLKIQKSAEEKGISPKELADITHKKFKELWEVLNISYDRFIRTTDPDHIKAVQYIFQKCYDNGDIYLSEYESWYCVGCEEFKTETEIKDYDYKCPVHLKPCEKVKEESYFFRLSKYQDKLLKLYQEKPDFIMPEYRKNEVVSFVKQGLKDLSVSRKRERVKWGIPVPFDPDHTIYVWFDALTNYLTAVGYPPSPNEFWPADVHIVGKDILRFHAVYWPAFLMSAGIEVPEMVFAHGWWTVEGHKMSKSLGNVVDPFEASQKYGVDQLRYFLMREVPFGLDGDFSKKAVIGRINSDLANDLGNLFSRSLSMINKFNKGFVPGAGDISQLEEEYKELYRYTVENFDKHISKLEFNKALEIVWEFIDFLNKYIVKTEPWKLKKEGNSYLNTALYTVADGLLLITYLLKPFMPGKMETALEYLGVDNLPSEMEPYSFPEGVKVKKKIKPLFPRVEIEEEEKLEEVKEEGVVTIEDFAKLKFRVGKVLEAEKVPKADKLLKLTVDLGDEKRTIVSGIAQFYTPEELVGKKIIVFTNLKPRKIFGIESKGMVLAAKDDKTLRLLTVDGDVETGAYVS, from the coding sequence ATGGGAAGGAAAAAGTTTTATGTAACGACGCCTATATACTATGTGAACGATCTTCCTCACCTTGGCCATGCCTACACAACGGTTGCAGCTGATGTTCTTGCAAGATACTTCAGACAGAAAGGGGTAAAAACTTTTTTCCTTACAGGAACCGATGAACATGGTCTTAAGATACAGAAATCAGCTGAAGAGAAAGGTATATCACCAAAAGAGCTTGCAGATATAACCCATAAAAAATTTAAAGAGCTGTGGGAAGTCCTAAACATTTCTTATGATAGATTCATAAGGACAACAGATCCTGATCATATAAAGGCTGTCCAGTACATATTCCAGAAATGTTATGATAACGGGGATATATACCTCTCAGAGTATGAGAGCTGGTACTGTGTAGGCTGTGAGGAGTTTAAGACTGAAACTGAGATAAAGGATTACGATTATAAATGTCCAGTACATCTAAAGCCCTGTGAGAAGGTAAAGGAAGAGAGTTACTTTTTCAGACTTTCAAAATACCAGGATAAACTTTTAAAGCTCTATCAGGAAAAACCTGATTTTATAATGCCCGAGTACAGAAAGAATGAGGTTGTCTCATTTGTTAAACAGGGACTTAAGGATCTTTCTGTTTCAAGAAAAAGAGAGAGGGTAAAATGGGGGATACCTGTTCCTTTTGATCCTGATCACACGATATATGTATGGTTTGATGCACTTACAAACTACCTTACAGCTGTAGGTTATCCACCTTCTCCAAATGAGTTCTGGCCAGCTGATGTACATATTGTTGGTAAGGATATTCTCAGATTTCATGCTGTTTACTGGCCTGCCTTTCTTATGAGTGCAGGTATTGAAGTTCCTGAGATGGTCTTTGCACACGGATGGTGGACTGTTGAAGGACATAAGATGTCAAAATCTCTTGGAAATGTTGTTGATCCATTTGAGGCTTCACAGAAATATGGTGTTGATCAGCTCAGATACTTTTTAATGAGAGAAGTTCCTTTTGGTCTTGATGGTGATTTTTCTAAAAAGGCTGTAATAGGCAGGATAAACTCAGATCTTGCGAATGATCTTGGCAATCTTTTCTCAAGATCACTCTCAATGATAAATAAGTTCAACAAAGGCTTTGTTCCTGGAGCTGGAGATATTTCACAGCTTGAGGAAGAGTACAAGGAACTTTACAGATACACCGTTGAGAATTTTGATAAACATATATCAAAGCTTGAATTTAATAAAGCACTTGAGATTGTCTGGGAGTTTATAGATTTTCTCAACAAGTATATAGTGAAAACTGAACCTTGGAAGCTCAAAAAGGAAGGTAATAGTTATCTGAATACTGCACTTTATACAGTAGCTGATGGTCTGCTCCTTATAACTTACCTTTTAAAACCATTTATGCCTGGTAAGATGGAGACAGCTTTAGAGTATCTCGGTGTTGATAATCTACCTTCAGAGATGGAGCCTTATTCGTTCCCTGAAGGTGTAAAGGTGAAGAAGAAGATAAAACCTCTATTCCCGAGGGTTGAGATTGAGGAGGAAGAGAAGTTGGAAGAGGTAAAAGAGGAAGGTGTTGTAACCATTGAGGATTTTGCAAAGCTCAAGTTCAGGGTAGGTAAGGTTTTAGAGGCTGAGAAAGTTCCTAAGGCTGATAAGCTTTTAAAGCTTACAGTTGACCTTGGTGATGAGAAAAGGACGATAGTTTCAGGTATTGCACAGTTTTACACACCTGAGGAGCTTGTAGGCAAAAAGATTATCGTTTTTACAAATCTAAAGCCAAGAAAGATATTCGGTATAGAGTCAAAAGGTATGGTTCTTGCTGCCAAGGATGATAAAACATTAAGGCTTTTAACCGTTGATGGAGATGTAGAAACAGGAGCCTACGTTTCTTAA
- a CDS encoding NAD(P)H-dependent oxidoreductase subunit E encodes MGEYIYLTPDILERIDRHLNKFPFPQQAIIPSLHDILDKYRDIPDQAVFELADYLKVPPSDIEGIVSFYDMFRHKKNARNHIRICRNLPCHLGKYQLLLEKIKNLTGADIGKNSPDGKWYIELVECIGSCAIAPAFLINDDLYDGSKIVSEEDLKKILSRYE; translated from the coding sequence ATGGGAGAGTATATATATCTTACACCTGACATTTTAGAGAGGATAGACAGGCATCTTAATAAATTTCCCTTTCCACAGCAGGCGATAATACCATCCCTTCACGATATACTTGACAAATACAGGGATATACCTGATCAGGCTGTATTTGAGCTCGCTGATTATCTTAAAGTTCCACCATCTGATATTGAGGGTATAGTCTCATTTTATGATATGTTCAGGCATAAGAAGAATGCCAGAAACCATATAAGGATATGCAGAAATCTCCCATGCCATCTTGGTAAATATCAGCTACTACTTGAGAAGATAAAAAATCTTACAGGTGCTGATATTGGCAAGAACAGCCCTGATGGAAAGTGGTATATAGAGCTTGTTGAGTGTATAGGAAGCTGTGCTATAGCTCCAGCATTCCTTATAAATGATGACCTTTACGACGGCAGTAAGATAGTGTCCGAAGAAGATCTAAAAAAAATACTGAGCAGGTATGAGTGA
- a CDS encoding complex I 51 kDa subunit family protein, whose product MSIRDKIPHLPEIHVESNLNLLLRRAKENRTVDIEEYVTTGGYSALRKALERLKPEDIVVLVEESTLRGRGGAGFPTARKWRFALMNPEPRYLICNCDESEPGTFKDRIIVERDPHLLLEGMIIAGYALGAKEGYIYIRGEYPAGYLILENAIEEAKSYGFLGENILGTNFSFDIKVYRGAGAYICGEETALIESLEGKRGHPRLRPPYPAQVGIYGKPTVVNNVETLSNIPIIVTYEQYFMNIGPSGFYGPKLFPISGKVEKPGVYEATMDITLRELIDMAGGIKNGKRFKAVFSGALGVYSEKDLDMPMDYSPKGFGGTGTTIVLDEDDCIIDSLLVVANFFHHESCGKCTPCRVGTYEQMNILKKIKEGRGTEKDLEYLKHLSENIPAGSICGLGFSAPQAVSDALRKFPEEFEAHLNRSCKVCFPDSG is encoded by the coding sequence ATGAGTATCAGGGATAAAATTCCTCATCTACCTGAGATACATGTTGAGAGTAATCTAAATCTTCTTCTTAGAAGGGCGAAGGAGAACAGAACTGTCGATATTGAGGAGTACGTTACTACAGGTGGTTACTCTGCCTTAAGGAAAGCTCTGGAAAGACTGAAACCTGAAGATATAGTTGTTCTTGTTGAGGAGAGTACGCTAAGGGGAAGAGGTGGAGCAGGATTCCCAACGGCGAGAAAGTGGAGATTTGCACTTATGAACCCTGAACCAAGATATCTGATATGTAACTGTGATGAGTCTGAGCCGGGGACATTCAAGGACAGGATAATTGTTGAGAGAGATCCACACCTTTTACTTGAAGGGATGATAATAGCAGGATATGCACTTGGTGCGAAGGAAGGTTATATATACATAAGGGGTGAGTATCCTGCAGGATATCTTATTCTTGAGAACGCTATTGAGGAGGCTAAATCTTACGGGTTTTTAGGTGAGAACATACTTGGAACGAATTTCTCTTTTGATATAAAGGTTTACAGAGGTGCTGGAGCGTACATATGCGGTGAGGAGACAGCACTTATTGAAAGCCTTGAAGGAAAAAGGGGACATCCAAGACTGAGACCACCATATCCTGCTCAGGTAGGAATATACGGAAAGCCTACAGTAGTTAACAATGTAGAAACCCTCTCTAATATCCCAATTATAGTTACGTACGAACAGTACTTTATGAATATAGGTCCTTCAGGCTTTTATGGACCGAAACTTTTCCCTATCAGTGGAAAGGTAGAAAAGCCGGGTGTTTATGAAGCTACAATGGATATCACTCTAAGAGAGCTTATCGATATGGCCGGTGGTATTAAGAATGGAAAAAGATTTAAGGCTGTATTTTCAGGGGCTCTCGGTGTTTACTCGGAGAAGGATCTTGATATGCCCATGGATTACTCACCAAAAGGATTTGGTGGAACAGGAACAACGATAGTACTTGATGAGGACGACTGTATAATAGATTCACTTCTTGTGGTCGCAAACTTCTTTCATCATGAGAGCTGTGGTAAATGTACCCCCTGCCGTGTTGGAACTTACGAACAGATGAACATACTAAAAAAGATAAAGGAAGGAAGGGGAACAGAAAAAGATCTCGAGTATTTAAAGCATCTTTCAGAAAATATACCTGCAGGATCAATATGTGGACTTGGTTTTTCAGCTCCCCAGGCTGTATCAGACGCGTTACGAAAATTCCCAGAGGAGTTTGAAGCCCATCTTAACAGAAGCTGTAAAGTCTGTTTCCCTGATAGTGGATGA
- the katG gene encoding catalase/peroxidase HPI — MDKKECGFSIDDFLYAVEGGNTISKWWPHRLNLKILQQNNPDLVPFDKNFNYREEFSKLDYFELKEDIRRIMRESQEWWPADYGHYGPLFIRMAWHSAGTYRIIDGKGGANGGNQRFAPVNSWPDNVNLDRARRLLWPVKKKYGNKISWADLMILAGNVALEDMGFKTIGFGGGREDIWEPEIDTYWGPETEWLADMRHSEEGKIKGPLAAVQMGLIYVNPEGPNGEPDVLGAAKDIKESFGKMGMSIEETVALIAGGHTFGKCHGAADPSKYLGPEPEAAPIEQQGLGWKNSYGTGKGKDTITSGLEGAWTPTPIKWDNSFLRILFKYEWNLQKSPAGAWQWVAVNPDREDLVPDAHIPGKYHPPIMLTTDLALKLDPELSEVSKRFLEDPEYFRDAFAKAWFKLTHRDLGPKWRYLGPEVPEEDFIWQDPIPEINYQLIDQDDIKNLKEKILKSDATVTELVYTAWSAASTFRKSDRRGGVNGGRIALEPQISWEVNKTHVPKVLKILNEIKEDFNKQSSDKKVSLADLIVLAGCAAVEEAIKRAGFDIQVPFRPGRNDTTQELTDIKSFSFLEPVADGFRNYIKPECDIPEEYLLIDKADQLNLTVPQMCVLVGGLRVLGANYDSTDYGVFTDNVGTLSNDFFVNLLDMSIVWKPVRVNNRDIFEGYDRKTGDLVYRGTRVDLIFGSNSELRAQAEFYAQDDNREKFIRDFVEAWDKVMNLDIT; from the coding sequence ATGGATAAGAAAGAATGCGGTTTCAGTATTGATGATTTTTTATACGCCGTTGAAGGTGGAAATACGATAAGTAAATGGTGGCCTCACAGATTAAACCTGAAAATACTTCAGCAGAACAATCCAGACCTTGTTCCTTTTGATAAAAACTTCAACTACAGGGAAGAATTTTCAAAACTGGACTACTTTGAGCTTAAAGAAGACATAAGAAGGATAATGAGAGAATCTCAGGAATGGTGGCCAGCAGATTACGGTCATTATGGACCTCTTTTTATAAGGATGGCCTGGCACAGTGCTGGAACTTACAGAATTATAGACGGCAAGGGAGGAGCAAACGGCGGAAATCAGAGGTTCGCACCTGTAAACAGCTGGCCTGATAACGTAAATCTTGACAGGGCGAGGAGGCTTTTATGGCCTGTTAAGAAAAAGTACGGTAATAAGATATCCTGGGCTGATCTGATGATACTGGCAGGTAATGTCGCCCTTGAGGATATGGGTTTTAAAACGATAGGTTTTGGCGGTGGAAGGGAAGATATATGGGAGCCTGAGATTGATACATACTGGGGTCCTGAAACTGAATGGCTCGCTGATATGAGACATTCAGAAGAGGGAAAAATTAAAGGACCTTTAGCGGCTGTCCAGATGGGGCTGATATATGTAAACCCTGAAGGTCCAAATGGAGAGCCTGATGTACTTGGAGCAGCAAAGGATATAAAAGAAAGTTTTGGAAAGATGGGGATGAGTATAGAGGAAACTGTAGCTCTCATCGCAGGTGGACATACGTTTGGGAAATGCCACGGGGCGGCAGATCCTTCAAAATATTTAGGTCCAGAGCCTGAAGCAGCACCGATAGAACAGCAGGGTTTAGGATGGAAAAACAGTTATGGAACGGGTAAAGGGAAAGACACTATAACAAGCGGTCTTGAAGGGGCATGGACACCCACACCTATAAAATGGGATAACAGCTTTTTAAGGATACTTTTTAAGTACGAATGGAATCTGCAGAAAAGCCCAGCGGGAGCATGGCAGTGGGTAGCTGTAAATCCTGACAGGGAGGATCTTGTTCCTGATGCTCACATACCTGGGAAATACCATCCACCGATAATGCTCACCACAGATCTTGCTTTAAAACTTGATCCTGAGCTTTCAGAGGTCTCAAAAAGATTTTTAGAAGATCCGGAATATTTCAGAGATGCCTTTGCAAAAGCCTGGTTTAAGCTTACACATAGAGATCTTGGACCAAAATGGAGGTATCTTGGACCTGAAGTTCCGGAAGAGGATTTCATATGGCAGGATCCTATACCTGAGATAAACTACCAGCTTATAGATCAGGATGATATAAAAAATCTAAAAGAAAAGATATTAAAATCGGATGCAACAGTAACAGAGCTTGTATATACAGCATGGTCAGCAGCATCAACATTCAGAAAGTCAGACAGAAGAGGAGGAGTAAATGGTGGAAGGATAGCTTTAGAGCCCCAGATAAGCTGGGAGGTTAATAAAACACACGTACCAAAGGTTTTGAAGATACTGAATGAGATAAAGGAAGATTTTAACAAGCAGTCCTCAGACAAAAAGGTTTCACTTGCTGATCTTATAGTTTTAGCTGGATGTGCTGCAGTTGAGGAGGCTATAAAAAGAGCAGGTTTTGATATACAGGTTCCTTTCAGACCTGGCAGGAATGACACAACACAGGAGCTGACTGATATAAAATCTTTCAGCTTTTTAGAACCAGTAGCAGATGGATTCAGAAACTATATAAAGCCAGAGTGTGATATACCTGAAGAGTATCTTCTTATTGATAAAGCTGATCAGTTAAACCTGACAGTTCCACAGATGTGTGTTCTTGTGGGAGGTTTGAGGGTTCTCGGTGCAAATTATGACTCAACAGATTACGGTGTTTTCACAGATAATGTAGGAACTTTATCCAACGATTTCTTTGTGAATCTTCTTGATATGAGTATAGTATGGAAACCTGTAAGGGTAAATAATCGTGATATTTTTGAAGGATACGACAGAAAAACAGGAGATCTTGTTTACAGAGGAACAAGGGTTGATCTTATCTTCGGTTCAAACTCAGAACTGAGGGCTCAGGCTGAGTTTTACGCACAGGATGACAACAGAGAAAAATTTATAAGGGATTTTGTTGAGGCGTGGGATAAGGTTATGAATCTTGATATAACCTGA
- a CDS encoding pyridoxal phosphate-dependent aminotransferase, translated as MERTEKIRPFIVMDIVRKASKIKDAVHFEIGEPDLQPSPLVWELAEKAVKDRVNYYTESLGLPLLREKISSFYYERYGVDIAPERIALTVGTSGAFLVAYSMLLNRGDKIALPDPSYPCYKNFAYLLDIQPVFIPVGRESSYQLTAEHLREYSDIKAVHISSPSNPVGNIYKKENLKELVEYCDEKGIYFISDEIYHGLVYEGKEHTAVEFSDNAIVINGFSKYFCMPGFRLGWIILPEKLVRKAEIIIQNVFISPPTISQYAALGAFDHKHLEKNKEIFRKRRDFLFRELKEIFTIDVEPEGAFYIWANIEKYSDNSFEFAKELLEKIHVAVTPGVDFGSYRTDRYIRFAYTRDIQHMEEGVRRLKDYLL; from the coding sequence ATGGAAAGAACTGAAAAGATCAGACCGTTTATAGTTATGGATATTGTCAGAAAAGCATCAAAAATAAAAGATGCTGTCCATTTTGAGATAGGTGAGCCTGATCTTCAGCCTTCCCCTCTGGTGTGGGAGCTTGCTGAGAAGGCTGTAAAGGACAGGGTTAATTACTACACTGAAAGTCTTGGACTCCCTCTATTGAGGGAAAAGATCTCCTCATTTTATTACGAGAGATACGGTGTAGATATAGCACCTGAAAGAATAGCTCTTACAGTAGGAACATCAGGTGCCTTCCTTGTTGCATACTCAATGCTTCTCAATAGAGGAGATAAGATAGCTCTTCCAGATCCTTCATACCCATGTTATAAAAATTTCGCTTATCTTCTTGATATACAGCCTGTTTTTATACCTGTAGGGAGAGAGAGTTCATACCAGCTTACTGCAGAACATCTGAGAGAGTACAGTGATATAAAAGCTGTTCATATATCATCACCATCAAACCCTGTAGGAAATATTTATAAAAAAGAAAATCTAAAGGAGCTTGTAGAGTACTGTGATGAAAAAGGGATATACTTTATATCCGATGAGATATACCACGGACTTGTTTATGAAGGAAAAGAGCATACAGCAGTTGAGTTTTCAGATAATGCTATAGTTATAAACGGGTTCTCTAAATACTTCTGTATGCCGGGATTCAGGCTTGGATGGATAATACTCCCTGAAAAGCTTGTAAGAAAGGCGGAGATAATAATACAGAACGTATTTATCTCACCGCCGACTATAAGCCAGTATGCAGCACTTGGAGCATTTGATCATAAACATTTAGAGAAGAATAAAGAGATATTCAGGAAAAGGAGAGACTTTCTTTTTAGAGAGCTTAAGGAGATCTTCACAATAGATGTTGAGCCTGAAGGGGCTTTTTACATCTGGGCAAATATAGAGAAGTACTCTGACAACTCTTTTGAGTTCGCTAAAGAGCTTCTTGAAAAGATACATGTAGCGGTTACTCCAGGTGTGGATTTTGGAAGTTACAGAACAGACAGGTATATAAGATTTGCATACACAAGGGATATACAACATATGGAAGAAGGGGTCAGGAGACTGAAAGATTATCTCCTTTGA
- the thiO gene encoding glycine oxidase ThiO, with protein sequence MKVIIIGGGIIGLSIGRSFLKKGYSVTIIDKDEIGRGASWTSGGMLAPQSEGLDKGVFLDLCIESRDMYRGFIEEIEDETGVETGYWESGIVCPAFSEDEADLLKRRLEIYRSEGLTGKWLDRKELEEIYSPLGSSILGGVLYDRDGQVDSRAILKALVTSVKNLNAEIINNCRVLEVEERDGIFSGIKTEKGYIEGDLCVVCAGAWSGQIVDIPVYPIKGEMLAVSTEGRPLDKIFYSSKAYIIPRKDRSRIVVGATEENVGFKEGNTVRGIKKLLEGLVSSLPDMEYRDLIEIWYGYRPSTPDLLPVLGKTKIEDLYIATGHHRNGILLAPVTAKIISDLIVERKESVYTQTFSYKRFER encoded by the coding sequence ATGAAAGTCATCATCATAGGCGGTGGGATTATTGGCCTTTCCATTGGAAGATCATTTCTGAAGAAGGGATACTCAGTAACAATAATAGATAAAGATGAGATAGGCAGAGGTGCCTCATGGACCTCTGGAGGTATGCTTGCTCCCCAGTCTGAAGGACTTGATAAAGGTGTATTTCTTGATCTGTGTATAGAAAGCAGAGATATGTACAGGGGTTTTATAGAGGAGATTGAAGATGAGACCGGTGTAGAAACAGGTTACTGGGAGTCAGGTATAGTCTGTCCTGCTTTCTCTGAGGATGAGGCAGATCTGCTTAAGAGAAGGCTGGAGATATACAGATCTGAAGGACTTACAGGAAAATGGCTTGATAGAAAAGAGCTGGAAGAGATTTACTCACCGCTTGGAAGCAGTATCTTAGGAGGAGTTCTTTACGATAGGGATGGTCAGGTTGACAGCAGAGCTATTCTTAAAGCCCTTGTAACCTCTGTAAAAAATTTAAATGCTGAGATCATCAATAACTGCAGGGTTTTAGAAGTAGAAGAAAGAGACGGTATCTTCTCTGGGATAAAAACGGAAAAAGGTTATATAGAAGGAGATCTCTGTGTTGTCTGTGCAGGTGCATGGTCCGGCCAGATAGTTGATATACCTGTTTACCCTATTAAAGGGGAGATGTTAGCTGTCAGTACAGAGGGCAGACCTCTTGATAAAATATTTTACAGCTCAAAGGCTTATATCATACCGAGAAAAGACAGAAGCAGAATAGTTGTTGGGGCAACGGAAGAGAATGTGGGGTTTAAGGAGGGGAATACAGTCAGGGGAATAAAAAAGCTACTTGAAGGGCTTGTAAGTAGTTTACCTGATATGGAATATAGAGATCTTATTGAGATATGGTACGGGTACAGACCTTCAACACCTGATCTTCTTCCTGTACTGGGTAAAACCAAGATAGAAGATCTTTATATCGCCACAGGTCACCACAGAAATGGGATACTCCTTGCACCTGTCACAGCGAAGATAATATCAGACCTTATTGTTGAAAGGAAGGAAAGTGTATACACCCAGACTTTCAGCTATAAAAGATTTGAAAGGTGA
- a CDS encoding MBL fold metallo-hydrolase, whose product MLKNSITFLGTGGGRVVVFRQIRYSGGLWVNIEGINILIDPGPGSLIRIFEFGFDPRDIDIIAVSHRHLDHCSDINAVIESATDSKKRPLKLLVAPDDVTGGDDPVLLKYIKDGIERIEHTEEGKEIEFGNLKIKAPVKHIHEGAKTFGLQFSTGNKTFVYVPCGKFYDKMLTGYPENADLMVFNTTFPRPVDGYSHLSIVDVEKMIKRLKPKKAVLTHFSIPMLKADPIKLAKKINKTTDIPVVAAKDGMRIQF is encoded by the coding sequence TTGCTGAAAAACAGTATAACATTTTTAGGGACAGGCGGCGGCAGGGTTGTTGTTTTCAGACAGATAAGATATTCAGGTGGGCTCTGGGTGAATATTGAAGGTATAAACATACTGATTGATCCCGGTCCTGGATCTCTTATCAGAATATTTGAGTTCGGGTTTGATCCAAGGGATATTGATATTATCGCTGTTTCACACAGGCATCTTGATCACTGCTCAGATATAAACGCTGTTATTGAGTCGGCAACAGACAGTAAGAAAAGGCCTTTAAAACTTCTTGTTGCCCCTGATGATGTAACGGGAGGTGATGATCCTGTTCTCCTGAAGTATATAAAAGATGGGATTGAGAGAATAGAGCATACAGAAGAGGGAAAGGAGATAGAGTTTGGAAATCTTAAAATAAAAGCACCTGTTAAGCATATACATGAAGGGGCAAAAACATTCGGACTTCAGTTCAGTACCGGAAATAAGACATTCGTTTATGTTCCCTGTGGAAAGTTTTACGACAAAATGCTGACAGGATATCCTGAGAATGCTGATCTTATGGTTTTCAACACAACATTCCCAAGACCTGTAGATGGGTACTCCCATTTATCCATAGTAGATGTTGAAAAGATGATAAAAAGATTAAAACCGAAAAAGGCGGTTCTCACACATTTCAGTATACCGATGCTGAAAGCAGACCCGATAAAACTTGCAAAGAAGATAAACAAAACAACTGATATTCCAGTTGTGGCAGCTAAAGACGGAATGAGAATACAGTTTTAG